The Thermocrinis ruber genome has a window encoding:
- the hypB gene encoding hydrogenase nickel incorporation protein HypB, whose translation MCKECGCGEENHRADRKVVQALTKVLDANDRQAQENREHFEKHGVYAINLMSSPGAGKTSLIEATVEALKDQVRIGVIEGDLETDLDAQRIKNKGAPAYQITTGGACHLDAFMVHEGIHNLPLENLDIVFIENVGNLVCPASYDVGAHMNVVLLAVTEGDDKPEKYPVMFRNADLLVITKTDLLPYVDFSIERAVKSARKIKPNIDFIALSCKTKEGLEDWLEYIKLKVRIAKKSFMA comes from the coding sequence ATGTGTAAAGAATGCGGGTGTGGTGAGGAAAACCACAGAGCAGACAGGAAAGTAGTTCAGGCTTTAACCAAGGTCCTTGACGCAAACGATAGACAAGCTCAGGAAAATAGAGAACACTTTGAAAAGCATGGAGTTTATGCCATAAACCTTATGAGCTCTCCGGGTGCGGGAAAGACAAGTTTGATAGAAGCTACAGTAGAAGCTCTTAAAGATCAGGTAAGAATAGGAGTTATAGAAGGGGACCTTGAAACAGACCTGGATGCACAGCGCATAAAAAATAAAGGAGCTCCAGCTTATCAAATAACCACCGGGGGTGCTTGTCATTTGGATGCCTTTATGGTTCATGAGGGAATTCACAACCTACCTTTGGAAAATTTGGACATTGTGTTTATAGAAAACGTGGGAAACTTGGTATGTCCTGCCTCCTATGATGTAGGTGCCCACATGAATGTGGTCCTTCTGGCAGTTACAGAGGGGGATGACAAGCCTGAGAAATATCCCGTAATGTTTAGGAACGCAGACCTACTTGTTATAACAAAAACAGACCTCTTACCCTATGTGGATTTTTCCATAGAGAGGGCGGTAAAGTCCGCAAGAAAAATAAAGCCAAACATAGATTTTATAGCCCTCTCCTGTAAAACTAAGGAAGGTTTAGAAGATTGGCTTGAGTATATAAAGCTTAAGGTTAGAATTGCTAAGAAGAGCTTTATGGCATGA
- a CDS encoding DUF1641 domain-containing protein, with the protein MNNRYVFLRRPEDELVEAYFKKEENIRHLTTFLNSMDALAYFAEILHVYVEAREDLRVYIHETNREEREKSVKAGAEKLDFLVKELVGTLELGNLADFARANYEAYQYTKKNPKKVGLLGIYRELRDPDVQLALGFVFTLLKQVAQLFNGKE; encoded by the coding sequence ATGAACAATCGCTATGTCTTTTTGAGAAGACCAGAAGATGAACTTGTGGAAGCGTACTTTAAGAAAGAAGAAAATATAAGGCATCTTACTACTTTCCTAAACAGCATGGATGCGCTCGCGTATTTTGCAGAGATACTACACGTATATGTGGAAGCGAGAGAAGATCTGAGAGTATACATACATGAAACTAATAGGGAAGAGAGAGAAAAGTCTGTAAAGGCTGGAGCAGAGAAATTAGACTTTCTAGTTAAGGAACTTGTAGGCACCCTTGAGCTTGGTAATCTTGCAGACTTTGCAAGGGCTAACTACGAAGCTTACCAATACACAAAGAAAAATCCTAAGAAGGTTGGATTACTTGGCATTTATAGAGAGCTAAGGGATCCAGATGTACAACTCGCCTTAGGTTTTGTATTTACGCTTTTAAAACAAGTTGCTCAGCTTTTCAATGGTAAAGAATAA
- a CDS encoding DUF1641 domain-containing protein yields the protein MSYHEPTLLEGLTVGEAKEQLSQLIDKLEMVNFLLSSLEELIQRIPFILESISSEVIRFREKFRESEDGIKGVVELVYNLMEFLEKENVASFLNGVLEAYKEVKEHDYRTSITGIVRAMTDPDVQRALAFVLLALKKMGSSMR from the coding sequence ATGAGCTATCACGAACCTACGCTTTTGGAAGGTTTAACAGTAGGTGAAGCAAAAGAACAGCTCAGCCAACTTATAGACAAGCTTGAGATGGTCAATTTTCTACTTTCCTCCCTTGAGGAGTTAATACAAAGAATACCATTCATTCTTGAATCTATAAGTTCTGAGGTTATTCGTTTTAGAGAGAAGTTTAGAGAGTCGGAAGACGGTATTAAAGGTGTGGTCGAGCTTGTTTACAACCTTATGGAATTTCTCGAAAAAGAGAATGTTGCCTCCTTTCTGAACGGGGTGCTTGAAGCTTACAAAGAGGTCAAGGAACATGATTATAGGACAAGCATCACGGGTATAGTAAGAGCTATGACAGACCCAGATGTACAAAGAGCCTTGGCTTTTGTACTTCTTGCCCTTAAAAAGATGGGATCTTCTATGAGGTGA
- a CDS encoding hydrogenase, translated as MATLLWLHGGACNGNTMSFLNAEYPSVCDLVTDFGIEILWHPSAGLEMGNQVQALLRDILAEKIPLDIFVFEGTVVLGPNGTGRYNMFAGRPMKDWVYDLAHVAKYVVAVGNCACQGNIPAVPPNPTESTGLQFHKTKKGGFLGEHFVSRGGLPVINIPGCPAHYDWITQVLVALAVGRAKDIQLDEYQRPLTFFKTFSQTGCTRVQFHEWKISAEEFGQGTRKGCLFYELGCRGPLTHAPCNRILWNGVSSKQRSGHPCIGCTEFAFPWFDLAPGTIFKTQKVAGVIPKESVYEADKFTYMLHAVTARIAAPKWATEDMFVV; from the coding sequence ATGGCTACACTGCTTTGGCTACACGGTGGTGCTTGCAATGGTAACACCATGTCTTTTTTAAACGCTGAGTATCCTTCTGTCTGCGACCTGGTTACTGATTTCGGCATAGAGATCCTCTGGCATCCATCTGCAGGGCTTGAGATGGGTAATCAGGTGCAGGCACTTTTGAGGGACATACTGGCGGAGAAAATTCCCTTAGACATTTTTGTCTTTGAAGGCACAGTGGTACTGGGTCCCAATGGCACTGGTAGGTATAACATGTTCGCCGGAAGACCTATGAAGGATTGGGTATATGACCTTGCCCATGTGGCAAAGTATGTAGTGGCTGTTGGGAACTGCGCTTGCCAAGGAAACATACCTGCTGTACCACCTAATCCTACAGAATCTACCGGGCTCCAGTTTCACAAAACAAAGAAGGGCGGTTTCTTGGGAGAACACTTTGTGTCTCGTGGGGGACTACCTGTAATAAATATACCCGGATGCCCTGCACATTACGATTGGATAACGCAAGTGCTAGTTGCTTTAGCTGTAGGAAGAGCTAAGGACATACAGTTAGACGAATACCAAAGACCCCTTACATTCTTTAAGACTTTTTCTCAAACAGGATGCACCAGAGTTCAATTTCACGAGTGGAAGATCTCTGCGGAAGAGTTTGGACAAGGCACAAGGAAGGGTTGTCTTTTTTACGAGCTTGGGTGCAGAGGACCACTTACACACGCACCTTGTAATAGAATACTCTGGAACGGTGTTAGCTCAAAACAGCGGTCAGGGCATCCATGCATAGGTTGTACAGAATTTGCCTTCCCGTGGTTTGACCTGGCACCCGGAACCATATTCAAGACACAGAAGGTTGCTGGAGTTATACCAAAAGAATCAGTATACGAAGCTGATAAATTCACTTACATGCTTCATGCGGTAACTGCAAGGATAGCTGCACCCAAGTGGGCTACTGAAGATATGTTTGTAGTTTGA
- a CDS encoding hydrogenase maturation protease: MRKIVIVGCGNPIRGDDGVGPRLIRYLWERGLPPHVKLVDGGTSGIDVIFHMEGADEVVIVDACYTGEKPGTVFRVPAEDVEELPSQEEANLHSIKWYHAIALAKYLLNGNYPKSISVYLIEGKNFEIGETLSEEVENAMKELAEYIMKEHNIEGGGVFEVELREDGYLLVPAAVAETYFSNCMSVIVVPKGMQFTIFPLPTDVQGGLLFKRINKSGDRAVLVWELLPPGIPFGKKKAVWNSEEKGLVVSLL, from the coding sequence ATGAGAAAAATAGTTATAGTGGGCTGTGGAAATCCTATACGCGGTGATGATGGGGTAGGTCCGCGCCTCATAAGATACCTGTGGGAGCGCGGGCTTCCCCCGCATGTAAAACTTGTAGATGGTGGAACATCTGGTATAGATGTAATCTTTCATATGGAAGGTGCTGATGAGGTGGTGATAGTAGACGCTTGCTACACAGGAGAAAAACCAGGCACAGTTTTTAGAGTTCCTGCTGAAGATGTTGAGGAATTACCTTCTCAAGAAGAAGCTAACCTACATTCAATAAAGTGGTACCACGCAATAGCTTTAGCCAAATACCTTTTGAATGGAAACTATCCAAAGAGTATAAGTGTGTACCTCATTGAGGGTAAGAATTTTGAAATAGGCGAGACTTTGTCTGAGGAGGTAGAAAACGCCATGAAAGAGCTTGCAGAGTACATAATGAAAGAACACAACATAGAGGGAGGTGGTGTTTTTGAGGTAGAACTCAGGGAAGATGGATACCTTTTAGTCCCAGCAGCAGTAGCAGAAACTTATTTTAGCAATTGCATGAGTGTTATAGTAGTTCCAAAAGGTATGCAATTCACCATATTTCCTCTGCCTACAGATGTGCAAGGTGGCTTGCTGTTCAAGAGGATAAATAAAAGTGGTGATAGAGCTGTCCTTGTGTGGGAGCTACTCCCTCCCGGCATACCTTTTGGCAAGAAAAAGGCAGTGTGGAATAGTGAAGAGAAGGGACTAGTAGTATCTCTTCTCTGA
- a CDS encoding tetratricopeptide repeat protein produces MNWKEVFPQPVGIFPFPFDFLILPYWDRWKEYVDSILILKFEKLPPEWEILSAVKDGNWELAFQSLSNIQEEDVKNYNLSLLTGQKQVVKDYTLAYLLDVVFSEDFDVRDVGREDINALILYKKAQTLEKKGKIEDALLMLESALKLVKDVSPVFSTNILLKKVKLLMEHRGVNYATIALLEELSERLSGSGADFLKGDVHFNLGNAYSSMGNLQEAIKHYWEALNFFTLDRDPYMYALINNNMGLAYLSTNVSDIEDQVRLAYGVQCLKNALKVFTKEKYPKEWASTTMNYANALQYLPTANPSKNLLKAIELYREVLNYRKEVKDEIGYARALANMGNALAHLGKLSEAKKHLMEAFDIFNKYGMEEEMVGIREILEEIHTLMGARHDGGA; encoded by the coding sequence ATGAACTGGAAAGAGGTTTTCCCTCAACCCGTAGGTATCTTTCCCTTTCCCTTTGATTTCCTTATACTTCCTTACTGGGATAGGTGGAAGGAGTATGTGGACTCTATTCTCATACTGAAGTTTGAAAAACTACCACCTGAATGGGAGATCCTTTCAGCAGTAAAGGATGGAAACTGGGAATTAGCTTTCCAAAGCCTTTCAAACATTCAGGAAGAAGATGTAAAAAACTATAACTTGTCTCTGCTTACTGGACAGAAACAAGTGGTAAAGGACTATACTCTGGCTTACCTCCTTGATGTGGTGTTTTCTGAAGATTTTGATGTAAGAGATGTGGGTAGAGAAGACATAAATGCCCTAATATTGTATAAAAAAGCCCAAACGCTTGAAAAAAAAGGTAAAATAGAGGATGCTCTCCTTATGCTTGAAAGTGCGCTGAAACTTGTTAAGGATGTTTCTCCTGTTTTTTCTACAAATATTCTTCTCAAAAAGGTAAAACTCCTTATGGAACACAGGGGTGTAAATTACGCTACAATAGCACTTCTTGAAGAACTAAGCGAAAGATTATCCGGAAGTGGTGCAGACTTTCTGAAGGGGGATGTTCACTTTAATTTGGGAAACGCTTACTCTTCTATGGGAAACCTACAAGAGGCCATAAAACATTATTGGGAAGCTCTTAACTTCTTTACCTTGGACAGGGATCCTTACATGTACGCTTTAATAAACAACAATATGGGGCTAGCTTACCTATCCACTAATGTAAGCGATATTGAGGATCAAGTTAGGTTAGCCTACGGAGTGCAGTGCCTTAAAAATGCACTTAAAGTGTTTACCAAAGAAAAGTATCCTAAGGAATGGGCAAGCACCACCATGAACTATGCTAATGCACTACAGTATTTACCCACAGCTAATCCTTCAAAAAATCTTCTGAAAGCCATTGAGCTATACCGGGAGGTGCTAAACTATCGCAAGGAGGTTAAAGATGAAATAGGCTACGCGCGCGCTTTAGCTAACATGGGCAACGCTTTGGCACACTTAGGTAAGCTATCAGAAGCGAAAAAACATCTTATGGAGGCCTTTGATATTTTCAATAAGTACGGGATGGAAGAGGAGATGGTTGGCATAAGGGAAATATTAGAAGAGATACACACGCTTATGGGGGCTCGCCATGACGGAGGAGCTTAG
- a CDS encoding NifU family protein, whose protein sequence is MAERIDELFKKVRDFEDEKREIVGELVKSIEEFTKIALVKLVRFMKEDPTGKELLLKAVKEPEVYSLFLKHGLIREDDRIKAIKALELIKPYIRSHGGDVEFVDLKDKVLYVRLKGACTGCSQVSFTLQQTILEAVQSFVPYIERVELAKDTPVEAFIEFSQKKEDYIKAFNVSELKEGHVYRFLHEKIDVILVLWKGKIYAYRNSCAHQGLPLHDGELTKEGILICPWHNFEYSITSGECLTANHVQLVPVYTRIENGYVWLKVE, encoded by the coding sequence TTGGCAGAGAGGATAGACGAACTTTTTAAAAAGGTGAGGGATTTTGAAGATGAAAAAAGAGAGATAGTGGGCGAACTTGTAAAGAGTATTGAGGAGTTCACAAAAATAGCCTTAGTTAAACTTGTCAGGTTCATGAAAGAAGATCCTACAGGTAAGGAGCTACTCTTAAAAGCTGTGAAAGAGCCGGAGGTCTATAGTCTTTTCCTAAAGCATGGTTTAATTAGAGAAGATGACAGGATTAAGGCAATTAAAGCGCTTGAGCTCATAAAACCCTATATAAGGTCTCACGGAGGAGATGTAGAGTTTGTAGATCTGAAGGACAAGGTACTTTATGTAAGGTTAAAGGGGGCATGCACTGGTTGTTCACAAGTTTCTTTCACTCTACAACAGACCATACTTGAAGCAGTCCAATCCTTTGTTCCATACATTGAGAGGGTAGAGCTTGCAAAGGATACACCTGTCGAAGCCTTTATTGAGTTTTCTCAAAAAAAAGAAGATTATATAAAGGCTTTTAATGTTAGTGAGCTAAAAGAGGGGCATGTATACAGGTTTTTGCACGAAAAGATTGATGTAATACTAGTACTTTGGAAAGGAAAGATTTACGCATACAGAAACTCTTGTGCACATCAAGGCCTTCCCCTTCACGATGGAGAGCTTACAAAAGAAGGTATCTTAATATGTCCTTGGCATAACTTTGAGTACAGTATAACTTCTGGTGAGTGTCTTACCGCTAACCATGTACAGTTAGTTCCTGTGTATACGAGGATAGAAAATGGATATGTGTGGCTAAAGGTAGAATGA
- a CDS encoding NHL repeat-containing protein → MAKGRMKVEFLSVIGASSEFSLQVPDAKASPCTLYGPRGVFLKDNTLIVADTGNHRVLIWKGLPKQNQPADVVLGQRDFYSDHPNAGGDTERGLFMPTGVFVSDEGKLFVADAWNHRILLWDRVPEESFSKPDHVIGQPNLKQVDRNLFFWCFGVYYSEGYLYVCDTGNRRILKWKGIPDSMQDPDDIYEGFSWPHAICKKDEYFFVADAGTGVSKVYAFRNSLRCAQQADFYLGHGEGCGRFNLNLPYGVSANHRLLFVADTSNNRVLIFEERKPIAVLGQKDFSECGENRWEGVYKDTLCWPYAVFSTENLLLIADTGNNRVVLYSFNA, encoded by the coding sequence GTGGCTAAAGGTAGAATGAAGGTAGAGTTTTTAAGCGTTATAGGAGCAAGTTCTGAGTTTAGTCTGCAAGTACCAGACGCAAAGGCTTCACCTTGTACCCTTTACGGTCCTAGAGGTGTGTTTCTGAAGGATAATACTTTAATAGTAGCGGATACAGGTAACCATAGGGTATTAATATGGAAGGGTTTGCCAAAACAGAACCAGCCAGCGGATGTGGTGCTCGGTCAGAGGGACTTTTACTCTGATCATCCTAATGCAGGGGGTGATACGGAAAGAGGTCTTTTTATGCCTACTGGTGTGTTTGTATCAGATGAAGGTAAACTTTTTGTAGCGGATGCATGGAATCATAGGATACTCCTATGGGATAGGGTACCTGAAGAGAGTTTTTCAAAACCTGACCATGTAATAGGCCAACCTAATCTTAAACAGGTAGATAGAAATCTGTTCTTTTGGTGCTTTGGTGTATACTACAGTGAAGGTTATCTTTATGTTTGTGACACAGGCAACAGGCGTATCCTTAAATGGAAAGGCATACCAGATAGCATGCAAGACCCAGATGATATATACGAAGGCTTCAGCTGGCCACATGCTATCTGCAAAAAGGATGAATACTTCTTTGTGGCAGATGCGGGTACAGGAGTAAGCAAGGTTTATGCCTTTAGGAACTCACTCAGGTGTGCACAGCAGGCTGACTTTTACTTGGGTCATGGAGAGGGATGTGGACGGTTCAATTTGAACCTACCTTATGGCGTAAGTGCAAACCATCGCTTACTTTTTGTTGCAGACACCTCAAACAACAGGGTCCTTATCTTTGAAGAACGAAAACCTATAGCTGTACTAGGGCAAAAAGATTTTTCCGAGTGTGGAGAAAACCGTTGGGAAGGAGTTTATAAAGACACTCTGTGCTGGCCTTATGCGGTTTTTTCTACAGAGAATCTTCTGCTTATAGCAGATACTGGAAACAACAGAGTGGTCCTTTACAGTTTTAACGCTTGA
- a CDS encoding V4R domain-containing protein, producing MRDPEVLSKVRVFLREEGVIIPKGPIKEFYSQLMKLSGFGIGGLLTFSGKKAGKMAGTYIRSIVGEKHPLCMPLSGALAGVFEEITGREWECKELECKAQGKKLCVFEVKLKR from the coding sequence ATGAGGGATCCAGAGGTTCTTTCCAAGGTGCGTGTATTTCTCAGAGAAGAAGGGGTAATAATTCCCAAAGGTCCTATAAAGGAGTTTTACTCCCAGCTTATGAAACTTTCAGGCTTTGGCATAGGTGGTTTGCTTACTTTCTCTGGTAAAAAGGCGGGAAAAATGGCAGGTACATACATAAGAAGCATAGTGGGAGAGAAACACCCTTTGTGTATGCCACTAAGCGGTGCTTTGGCAGGAGTGTTTGAGGAGATCACAGGCAGAGAGTGGGAATGCAAGGAGCTTGAGTGCAAAGCTCAAGGTAAAAAACTATGCGTTTTTGAGGTAAAGCTCAAGCGTTAA
- a CDS encoding FAD-dependent oxidoreductase: protein MEYFDVVIIGSGPGGYMSAKLLLEKGKRVALIERSVFGGVCLNAGCIPKEGLYELAIRESKPRWRVAVQRIQGKVAEIRNMALKSLLSKGLTYIEGDAELIDEKVVKVGNRRLTAQYVILACGSRPREVGISPEDLLRGWVIPKHSVCVVGGGATGCELAFILRSFGFKVFLVRKDTVLKGYENIPEEFAQKLEDELERCGVKLVEEMEDTNADLTIRATGRIPNFCQERFPFIAVNECGYVRVDEFLETSLEGVFAAGDIVPPMGAGYAFEKARVVVHNILYGKEKVFDPKRVPVIFSSAHQIGFVGSIRDAKVFATKPLSINPKAYVTEKNGVIRLGFDDGGRLVYCCVIGKDVSEILNLCATFLGKELEEQPFAHPSYGEIMNEILSIKQEVCK, encoded by the coding sequence ATGGAGTATTTTGATGTAGTAATCATAGGTAGTGGTCCGGGTGGTTATATGAGCGCTAAGCTTCTCCTTGAGAAAGGTAAAAGGGTAGCTCTTATAGAGAGGTCTGTTTTTGGTGGAGTGTGTCTCAACGCTGGCTGTATCCCAAAGGAGGGGCTTTATGAACTTGCCATTAGAGAGAGCAAACCTCGGTGGAGGGTTGCGGTTCAAAGGATTCAGGGAAAAGTCGCAGAGATAAGGAATATGGCACTAAAGTCTTTGCTTTCTAAGGGACTAACATACATAGAAGGTGATGCTGAACTTATTGACGAAAAGGTAGTAAAAGTTGGAAATAGAAGACTAACCGCTCAATATGTGATCCTTGCCTGTGGCTCAAGACCGAGGGAGGTTGGGATATCTCCAGAAGACCTACTTAGGGGCTGGGTCATTCCTAAGCATAGTGTATGTGTTGTAGGTGGAGGTGCTACTGGCTGTGAGCTTGCCTTTATACTGCGTTCCTTTGGTTTTAAGGTGTTCCTAGTAAGAAAAGACACTGTTTTAAAGGGTTACGAAAACATCCCAGAAGAATTTGCTCAGAAGTTGGAAGATGAGTTAGAGAGGTGTGGTGTAAAGTTAGTGGAAGAGATGGAAGACACAAATGCAGACCTGACTATAAGAGCAACAGGAAGGATACCTAACTTTTGTCAGGAAAGGTTTCCCTTTATAGCTGTAAATGAATGCGGGTATGTAAGGGTTGATGAGTTTTTAGAAACAAGTCTTGAAGGAGTGTTTGCGGCAGGAGACATAGTACCCCCAATGGGTGCTGGCTATGCCTTTGAAAAAGCGAGGGTAGTAGTCCATAACATACTTTACGGTAAGGAAAAAGTCTTTGATCCAAAGAGGGTGCCAGTAATTTTTTCTTCTGCTCATCAGATAGGCTTTGTAGGAAGCATAAGAGATGCTAAGGTATTTGCAACAAAACCTCTGAGTATAAACCCTAAGGCATATGTTACAGAAAAGAACGGAGTTATAAGGTTAGGATTTGATGATGGCGGAAGGCTTGTTTATTGTTGTGTGATAGGCAAAGATGTAAGTGAAATACTTAACCTATGTGCTACCTTTTTAGGCAAAGAATTAGAAGAACAACCCTTTGCCCACCCTTCTTATGGGGAAATAATGAACGAAATACTGTCAATAAAGCAGGAGGTGTGTAAATGA
- the sat gene encoding sulfate adenylyltransferase, whose translation MILPHGGELINRVVPEREKLKIIEDVKKLPSLQVDTDSLLDIENIAVGTFSPLKGFMTKEELLSVAHNMTLPNGIVWTIPILLQLREEPKIGGRIAIKDGKGQVKAVMDVKEVYKIDLKKIAKLVWGTESDEHPGVRLFYSKGEWAVGGEVWLLEKTNFPFREWLLEPEETRKVFEYRGWKTVVGFQTRNAPHRAHEYLQRIGLEVADGLFINPVLGWRKSDDFDPQTVLVAYEHLINNYYPRHRVLLSGLATAMRYAGPREAVFHAIIRKNFGCTHFIVGRDHAGVGDFYDPYDAHRIFDRLPSSIDIEIIKVSAVFYCKECGCMASEKSCGHDESKRIYVSMTKIRNMLREGKTPPEEMIRKDIAELLMERVEVQNLTNIHS comes from the coding sequence ATGATACTACCACACGGTGGAGAGTTAATTAACAGAGTAGTTCCCGAAAGGGAAAAGCTAAAGATCATTGAAGATGTAAAAAAGCTTCCGAGCCTTCAGGTAGATACAGACAGTCTCCTTGACATTGAGAACATAGCAGTGGGGACTTTTTCACCCTTAAAGGGTTTTATGACTAAGGAAGAGCTCCTTAGCGTAGCACACAACATGACTCTACCGAACGGAATTGTATGGACCATCCCTATACTCCTTCAGCTTAGAGAGGAGCCAAAGATAGGTGGAAGGATAGCTATAAAGGATGGTAAAGGCCAGGTTAAAGCGGTGATGGATGTAAAAGAGGTGTATAAGATAGACCTGAAGAAAATAGCCAAGTTAGTTTGGGGAACAGAGAGCGATGAGCATCCGGGAGTAAGACTCTTTTACTCCAAGGGTGAATGGGCTGTAGGCGGTGAAGTGTGGCTTTTGGAAAAAACTAATTTTCCTTTTAGAGAATGGCTTTTGGAGCCGGAGGAGACAAGAAAGGTGTTTGAATACAGAGGATGGAAGACTGTGGTTGGTTTTCAGACAAGAAACGCACCACACAGGGCACATGAGTATTTACAAAGAATAGGTCTTGAAGTTGCGGACGGGCTATTTATAAACCCAGTATTAGGATGGAGGAAGTCTGATGATTTTGACCCACAAACGGTCCTTGTAGCTTACGAACATCTTATAAACAACTACTATCCCAGACACAGGGTATTGCTTTCAGGACTTGCCACAGCAATGAGATACGCCGGACCCAGAGAAGCGGTATTTCACGCCATAATAAGGAAGAACTTTGGTTGCACACACTTTATAGTGGGAAGGGATCACGCAGGTGTAGGAGACTTTTACGACCCTTATGATGCACATAGGATATTTGATAGATTGCCTTCATCCATAGATATAGAGATAATAAAAGTCTCTGCTGTTTTTTATTGCAAGGAGTGTGGATGCATGGCCTCTGAGAAAAGTTGTGGGCATGACGAAAGCAAAAGGATATATGTTAGCATGACCAAGATAAGAAACATGCTTAGAGAAGGTAAAACTCCACCTGAGGAGATGATAAGGAAAGACATAGCAGAGCTTCTTATGGAAAGGGTGGAGGTACAAAACTTGACGAATATTCATTCATAA
- the cobA gene encoding uroporphyrinogen-III C-methyltransferase, which translates to MGKVYIVGAGPGDVELLTLKAYKLIKSADVILYDRLINQEILSLAKPDCELVYVGKEDGKHTVEQEKINELLLRYAHTKDIVVRLKGGDPFVFGRGGEEALFLAQHSVEFEVVPGVSSAIAVPACAGIPLTFRGLSSSFAVITGHEDPRKERSDIDWESLKGINTLVFLMAVKNRREIAKKLIEVGRNPKEPVAFIERGTTHEERTVISNLLEVSQSPPEVSPPAVMVVGKVVKLREILKKTIEEVLV; encoded by the coding sequence ATGGGTAAAGTGTACATAGTAGGTGCAGGACCTGGAGATGTGGAACTTTTAACCCTAAAGGCTTACAAACTCATAAAATCTGCGGATGTTATCCTTTATGATAGGCTCATAAACCAAGAGATATTGTCCCTTGCAAAGCCCGATTGTGAGCTCGTGTATGTAGGCAAAGAGGATGGGAAGCATACCGTAGAGCAGGAAAAGATAAACGAGCTCTTGCTCAGGTATGCCCACACTAAGGATATAGTGGTAAGGTTAAAAGGAGGAGACCCCTTTGTCTTTGGTAGAGGTGGAGAGGAAGCCCTCTTTTTGGCACAGCATTCTGTGGAGTTTGAAGTAGTGCCAGGTGTTAGCTCTGCCATAGCTGTGCCAGCCTGTGCAGGCATACCGTTGACCTTCAGAGGGCTCTCCTCCTCCTTCGCAGTCATTACAGGGCATGAGGACCCAAGAAAAGAACGCTCGGACATAGATTGGGAAAGTCTGAAAGGTATAAACACCCTTGTCTTCCTGATGGCAGTAAAAAACAGGCGGGAGATAGCCAAAAAGCTCATAGAGGTAGGAAGGAACCCAAAAGAGCCTGTAGCCTTTATAGAGAGGGGAACTACCCACGAAGAAAGGACTGTAATAAGCAATCTTTTGGAAGTTTCCCAGAGTCCTCCAGAAGTTAGCCCGCCCGCGGTTATGGTGGTGGGCAAGGTGGTAAAGCTTAGAGAGATACTTAAAAAAACTATTGAGGAGGTTCTGGTATGA
- a CDS encoding sulfite exporter TauE/SafE family protein: MFEYVALGFFIAFAIGLTGVGAGTLTAPLLILLGLDPAKAVGSALAFSTAVKFPAMLTHALYKNIDYKTLLLMLSGGVPGTLLGSLFLKLFHELLGLDTSGLKKILLLIIGITVLFSVLLNLLMVWKGRRFDLTKYKYLLPVACFLIGVEVGLTSAGAGALGMVLLLYFTKLSPAKAVGVDIAFGLACSLVGGTSHFLQGHTDTGIFIPMSLGGLAGVLLGTHLARTLNPKPLKVAISILLVVIAINLIQKGLS, encoded by the coding sequence ATGTTTGAATATGTCGCGCTTGGCTTTTTCATAGCCTTTGCCATAGGATTAACTGGTGTCGGTGCTGGAACGCTTACCGCACCTCTTCTTATATTGCTTGGCTTAGACCCTGCAAAGGCTGTTGGTTCTGCCCTTGCCTTTTCTACGGCGGTGAAGTTTCCCGCAATGCTTACCCATGCGCTTTATAAAAATATTGACTATAAAACCCTTCTTCTCATGCTTTCGGGAGGAGTTCCTGGCACACTTTTGGGTTCTCTTTTTCTTAAACTGTTCCACGAACTCTTAGGATTAGACACCTCAGGATTAAAAAAGATCCTTCTCTTGATTATTGGGATCACCGTACTATTCTCTGTTCTTTTAAACCTCCTTATGGTTTGGAAAGGTCGGAGGTTTGACTTAACCAAGTATAAGTATCTTTTGCCCGTTGCTTGTTTCTTGATAGGCGTTGAAGTGGGTCTTACCTCCGCCGGCGCTGGAGCTTTGGGTATGGTATTGCTCTTATACTTTACAAAACTGAGCCCCGCAAAAGCGGTTGGTGTGGATATAGCGTTCGGTCTGGCCTGCTCCCTTGTAGGTGGTACTTCACACTTCCTACAGGGTCATACGGACACAGGGATCTTTATTCCCATGTCCTTGGGTGGTCTTGCCGGAGTGTTGCTTGGAACCCACTTAGCAAGAACATTAAACCCCAAACCCCTAAAAGTAGCTATATCAATACTGCTTGTTGTAATTGCCATAAACCTTATACAAAAGGGGTTGAGCTGA